In Vanessa atalanta chromosome 3, ilVanAtal1.2, whole genome shotgun sequence, one genomic interval encodes:
- the LOC125077136 gene encoding 39S ribosomal protein L3, mitochondrial produces the protein MTTSNMKLLCTVLSKMRIDNIITRSHFSHPRFRPPYWYLPKERVMSDELLTQENKDFLEEVKQDKLIHQSALVSPLANNEPQELVQWNPFTRRVGLIARKIGNYPMWSKDGKKFQTTLLQVVDNHVIKYIPPEEFKPMKSSKVVWKEKRKLGCLLVGSETIDPSTVTKEYCGLFNSVGMLPKKHLCRFMISPHAALPTGTPLFATHFRVGDHVDIRAKTIDRGFQGVMKRWGFKGMPASHGVTKTHRRPGNIGAGGEKARVWPGTKMPGHMGNRWRTLRGVKILRINTKHNILWTLGVAIPGETGAMCYLFDTVLPLKKLNTPPPFPTHPPVEDLPIEYHDESIHLFDEPTITFEES, from the exons atgacGACTtctaatatgaaattattgtgCACCGTATTAAGCAAGATGAG aattgataatataataactagatCACATTTCTCTCACCCGAGATTCCGACCTCCATATTGGTATTTACCCAAAGAAAGagtt ATGAGTGATGAATTGCTTACACAAGAAAACAAAGATTTTCTGGAGGAAGTAaaacaagataaattaatacACCAATCTGCCTTGGTGTCACCACTAGCCAATAATGAACCACAAGAACTAGTACAATGGAATCCATTTACACGTCGAGTTGGTCTTATAGCACGGAAAATAGGAAATTATCCAATGTGGTCAAAGGATGGTAAAAAATTTCAAACCACATTATTACAG GTTGTAGACAACCATGTCATAAAATACATACCTCCAGAAGAATTTAAGCCAATGAAATCATCTAAAGTTGTTTGGAAAGAAAAACGGAAATTGGGTTGTCTTTTAGTTGGTTCTGAAACAATTGACCCCAGCACAGTCACAAAAGAATATTGTGGACTTTTTAACAGTGTAGGAATGTTACCCAAGAAACACTTATGCAGATTTATGATCTCACCCCATGCAGCACTTCCAACCGGGACACCATTGTTTGCAACTCACTTTAGAGTTGGTGATCATGTGGACATCAGAGCTAAAAC TATAGATCGTGGATTTCAAGGAGTTATGAAGCGGTGGGGTTTTAAAGGGATGCCAGCATCTCATGGTGTTACTAAAACACACAGACGGCCTGGAAATATTGGAGCTGGAGGTGAAAAGGCGCGTGTTTGGCCTGGTACAAAAATGCCAGGTCATATGGGAAACAG atGGAGAACATTACGTGGTGTAAAAATTTTACGTATCAATACAAAACACAATATTCTTTGGACACTAGGAGTAGCTATACCTGGAGAAACAGGAgcaatgtgttatttatttgatacagtattaccattaaaaaaattaaatactccCCCTCCTTTTCCAACACACCCTCCTGTTGAAGACCTACCTATTGAATATCATGATGAATCAATACATCTCTTTGATGAGCCAACAATAACCTTTGAAGAATCTTAG
- the LOC125077262 gene encoding alpha-methylacyl-CoA racemase — protein sequence MALKGIKVIEMIGLAPGPFCGTILADFGATVTIVQKLNPPPIEIMSNGKKAISVNLKTKEGVEILKKLCATSDVLLDTYRPGVLEKLGLGAKLLLKENPRLIYAQLTGYGQSGYYRNKAGHDINYVAMSGLLSKLTKNGQPPQPPLNLIADFAGGSVICVLGILLALLDRTRSGKGQIIDASMTEGAAYIGAWVYKSQNTDLFSEEPGSNMLDGGYPFYTTYKTKDNKFMAVGSLEPQFYANLLVGLNLSKEIYTQGNKDICKKKFEEIFLTKTQEEWCTIFENLDACVTPVLDIDQVGKNMCHSTRKSFYKDEENYFQPEPAPKLSISPGIASGKQKPPKHGEHTVMVLKELGYTNSKIQDLIKNSCVYAYTNSHL from the exons atggcGTTGAAAGGTATTAAAGTTATAGAAATGATAGGATTAGCTCCAGGTCCTTTTTGTGGAACAATATTAGCAGATTTTGGGGCAACAGTAACAATTGTTCAAAag TTAAATCCTCCTCCCATAGAAATAATGTCTAACGGTAAAAAAGCCATTTctgttaatttgaaaacaaaagaaggggtggaaatattgaaaaagttgTGTGCCACATCAGATGTTTTATTAGATACATACAGACCAGGTGTCCTTGAAAAGTTAGGATTGGGTGCTAAgttacttttaaaagaaaatccaAGATTAATTTATGCCCAATTAACAGGGTATGGTCAAAGtggttattatagaaataaagcgggtcatgatataaattatgttgCTATGTCTGGTTTACTTTCTAAGCTCACCAAAAATGGCCAGCCTCCTCAACCACCACTGAATCTCATAGCAGATTTTGCTGGTGGTAGTGTTATATGTGTTCTTGGAATACTTTTAGCTTTACTAGACAGAACAAGATCTGGAAAGGGACAAATTATAGATGCAAGTATGACCGAAGGTGCTGCTTATATTGGAGCTTGGGtatataaatcacaaaatacaGATTTATTTAGTGAGGAACCTGGTTCAAATATGTTGGATGGTGGTTATCCATTTTATACAACttacaaaacaaaagataataaatttatggcaGTTGGATCTTTGGAACCTCAATTCTATGCTAATCTTTTAGTAGGCCTAAATTTATCCaaagaaatatatacacaaggtaataaagatatttgtaaaaaaaaatttgaagaaattttcCTGACAAAAACACAAGAGGAATggtgtacaatttttgaaaatttagaTGCTTGTGTTACTCCAGTATTAGATATAGATCAAGTAGGTAAAAATATGTGTCATTCAACacgaaaatcattttataaagatGAAGAAAATTACTTTCAGCCAGAACCTGCCCCAAAATTATCTATTTCGCCAGGAATTGCTAGTGGAAAACAAAAACCTCCAAAGCATGGAGAACATACAGTTATGGTATTAAAAGAATTAGGATATACAAACTCAAAAATACAAGACTTGATTAAAAACAGTTGTGTATATGCTTATACGAATTCACATctgtaa
- the LOC125077135 gene encoding extensin-like: MSVAFAPRGNRPQLSPAQIQKMLDENAHLIQTIQEYQAKGQLMECHQYQQVLHRNLVYLATVADANQNIQALLPPPHQLAAGNVQQGPLNPPTSGAEVPGSPQQPYRPPSGVSSTPTRPTQSYGQRPYPQNQYQGQYQGAPGVYPPQASYGPPGQGYGPPNPSQQPQGYPPNSTYGPPITTSPNNYPPSTHPGPGYPQSSSQQPYAPPPGSPAAAGSPYPVRGSSQPAYTGNSGYPPPQSGANYPNVGVSSYNSTTSQPQPYQSQPFPNTTPTSAYSSTPISQPNRSPQPPPSGYTSQNPTSTGYGSPSAQSPTYNSSSHGNNVPPSTVASGAPPQSGPPGQQYPPGGQPSPYPPATQPPYSNPSSQPGSPAPSVSTAPPPQSSYPQNPQNYPPGGGAYPPHAYQQGYPPAQYPPSPYPYARAPAPGAPPPGAPQPYPGYGFQPPNQQ; encoded by the exons ATGTCTGTTGCCTTTGCACCTCGAGGTAATCGACCTCAATTAAGCCCAGCACAAATCCAAAAAATGTTGGATGAAAATGCacatttaatacaaacaatTCAAGAATATCAAGCTAAAGGTCAGCTCATGGAATGCCACCAATATCAGCAAGTTTTACATAGGAATTTGGTTTATTTAGCAACAGTAGCGGATGCCAATCAGAATATTCAAGCTCTTCTACCG cCACCACACCAATTAGCTGCTGGTAATGTTCAACAAGGTCCACTAAACCCACCTACAAGTGGAGCTGAAGTCCCAGGATCACCTCAACAGCCCTACAGGCCACCATCTGGGGTTTCATCTACTCCAACTCGACCAACTCAATCATATGGTCAAAGACCATACCCACAAAATCAGTATCAAGGACAGTATCAAGGTGCTCCAGGTGTCTATCCACCTCAAGCTAGTTACGGGCCTCCCGGGCAAGGATATGGACCGCCTAATCCATCGCAACAACCACAGGGTTATCCTCCCAATTCAACTTATGGTCCACCCATTACTACTTCTCCCAATAATTATCCACCATCAACACACCCAGGTCCAGGATATCCCCAATCATCTAGTCAGCAACCTTATGCTCCTCCACCAGGTAGTCCAGCTGCAGCAGGCTCACCATATCCTGTGCGTGGTTCAAGTCAACCGGCATACACAGGAAATTCAGGTTATCCACCTCCCCAATCTGGTGCTAATTATCCGAATGTTGGTGTCAGTTCTTATAACTCAACAACATCTCAACCTCAACCATATCAATCTCAACCTTTTCCAAATACTACCCCAACTTCTGCATATAGCTCAACTCCTATTTCACAACCTAATCGTTCCCCACAACCTCCTCCCAGTGGATACACATCACAAAACCCAACAAGCACAGGATATGGTTCACCATCTGCTCAATCACCAACTTATAATTCTAGTTCCCATGGAAATAATGTCCCTCCATCAACTGTAGCATCAGGTGCTCCGCCCCAAAGTGGTCCCCCAGGGCAACAATATCCTCCGGGTGGTCAACCCTCTCCATATCCCCCAGCAACACAACCGCCTTATTCTAATCCATCATCTCAACCTGGAAGTCCTGCTCCCTCGGTATCAACTGCTCCTCCTCCACAATCGTCATATCCTCAAAACCCTCAAAATTATCCCCCTGGAGGTGGTGCTTATCCTCCTCATGCCTATCAACAAGGTTATCCTCCAGCTCAATATCCACCGTCTCCTTATCCATATGCCCGTGCCCCTGCACCTGGAGCACCACCACCTGGAGCTCCACAACCCTATCCTGGTTATGGCTTTCAGCCCCCTAATCAGCAATAG
- the LOC125077075 gene encoding protein O-glucosyltransferase 2-like — protein sequence MLAKYKNFIVLILLNYLTSNLGHNIQIYGPGLQPKNIVMPARYFVVNFTSIDENSYSRDLISNFAVEISGKSLKNNHCRVWANNLDRKDGTFIVRYKVYETCTELSISIYYKNKHIHDSPFKFEGPIQPDQCVCPEEDVNQWLKQYQCPSSYDQIEMDLKPFQQLVMKNQVQKIIKHYHKPESTSFCHYVIKNNEIYRDCYGKHVGFNMFADNILLSLTRKVVLPDMELVINLGDWPLVHKDTEPLPIFSWCGSNETLDIVMPTYDITESALENMGRVTLDTLSVQGNVERKWEDRENRAFWRGRDSRAERLKLIDIARAHPDLLNASLTNFFFFREKEAEYGPKLPHVSFFKFFDYKYQINVDGTVAAYRLPYLLSGGALVLKQDSPYYEHFYGKLKPFEHFVPIRRDLSDLPDKINWARENDDKAHQIAQNAQIFANYHLLPQHIICYHAVLFLEWSKRIKGEVKVGKDMTHVPQTKFECQCDASVKVNHEEL from the exons ATGCTAgccaaatataaaaactttattgttttaattttactaaattatttgacTTCAAATTTAGGGcacaatattcaaatatatggcCCTGGCCTACAAcctaaaaatatagttatgcCGGCGAGATATTTCGTGGTTAACTTTACATCTATTGATGAAAACTC ATATTCAAGAGATTTAATCTCTAACTTTGCTGTAGAAATAAGTGGAAAGTCTTTGAAAAACAACCATTGTCGTGTTTGGGCAAATAATTTGGATCGAAAAGATGGGACTTTTATCGTGCGGTATAAAGTATATGAGACATGTACTGAATTATCAAttagcatttattataaaaacaagcaCATACACGATTCACCTTTTAAATTTGAAG GTCCCATACAGCCAGACCAATGTGTCTGCCCAGAAGAAGATGTGAATCAATGGCTTAAACAATATCAATGTCCTTCATCCTATGATCAAATTGAAATGGATCTAAAACCATTTCAACAACTTGTAATGAAGAATCAAgtacaaaaaattattaaacattaccaTAAACCTGAAAGTACAAGTTTTTGtcattatgttataaaaaataatgaaatatatagagACTGTTATGGAAAACATGTTGGATTTAACATGTTTGCTGATAACATTTTGCTATCTTTAACAAGAAAAGTTGTATTGCCCGATATGGAATTAGTAATAAATCTCGGTGACTGGCCATTAGTGCACAAGGATACTGAACCACTTCCTATCTTCTCATGGTGTGGTAGTAATGAAACACTAGACATTGTCATGCCTACCTATGATATAACCGAATCGGCTTTAGAGAACATGGGGAG GGTCACATTAGATACTTTATCAGTTCAAGGTAATGTGGAACGTAAGTGGGAGGACAGAGAAAATCGTGCATTTTGGCGAGGGCGAGACTCCCGCGCTGAGAGATTAAAACTCATTGATATAGCAAGGGCTCATCCCGACTTATTAAATGCTTCTCTcacaaatttctttttttttcgtgaAAAAGAAGCAGAATATGGACCAAAGCTACCTcatgtttcttttttcaaattttttgat TACAAATACCAAATAAATGTTGATGGGACAGTTGCAGCTTATAGATTACCATACCTTCTATCCGGAGGTGCCTTAGTATTGAAGCAAGATTCACCATACTATGAACATTTTTATGGCAAATTAAAACCTTTTGAACATTTTGTTCCAATAAGAAGAGATCTATCAGATTTACCAGATAAAATTAATTGGGCTAGAGAAAATGATGACAAGGCACATCAAATTGCGCAAAATGCACAAATTTTTGCTAATTACCATTTATTACCGCAGCACATAATATGCTATCATGCTGTTCTCTTCTTG gaATGGAGTAAAAGAATTAAAGGTGAAGTAAAAGTGGGGA